A genomic segment from Candidatus Angelobacter sp. encodes:
- the ahcY gene encoding adenosylhomocysteinase, with protein sequence MPTVKLPPTRVKIAKTNGNGATKGDFAVRDLSLAEWGRKTIEVCQHEMPGLMSIRKKYGVTKPLKGVRITGSLHMTIETAILIETLAELGASVRWASCNIFSTQDHAAAAIAKAGIPVFAHKGESLEEYWDFTLAALTHPGSKGPQLIVDDGGDATLLIHKGYELENGDNWVNTPSDNHEVAVIKALLKRVAKERPDFWHEVVKDWKGVSEETTTGVHRLYQMLEQGKLLVPAINVNDSVTKSKFDNLYGCRESLADGIKRATDVMIAGKVAVVAGYGDVGKGCAHSLRGFGARVIVTEIDPINALQAAMEGFEVTTLEDTLGIGDIYVTTTGNCDVITLDHILKMKDQAIVCNIGHFDNEIQVDRLNTLKGVKKINVKPQYDKYVLPNGRTIYLLAEGRLVNLGCATGHPSFVMSNSFTNQCLAQLDLWKNRDTNKVGVYRLPKHLDEEVARLHLERIGVKLTRLTKKQADYLGVPPEGPYKPEHYRY encoded by the coding sequence ATGCCAACTGTTAAACTTCCTCCAACCCGCGTGAAGATCGCGAAAACCAACGGCAACGGCGCAACAAAAGGCGATTTCGCCGTTCGCGACCTCTCGCTCGCTGAATGGGGCCGCAAAACCATCGAAGTCTGCCAGCATGAAATGCCGGGCCTCATGTCCATCCGCAAGAAATATGGCGTGACCAAGCCGCTCAAGGGCGTGCGCATCACCGGCTCTTTGCACATGACCATCGAGACGGCGATCCTCATTGAGACGCTCGCCGAGCTCGGCGCGTCCGTGCGCTGGGCGAGCTGTAACATCTTCTCCACGCAGGATCACGCCGCCGCCGCCATCGCGAAGGCCGGCATCCCCGTGTTCGCGCACAAGGGCGAATCGCTCGAGGAATACTGGGACTTCACCCTCGCCGCGCTCACGCATCCCGGCAGCAAAGGCCCGCAACTCATCGTGGACGACGGCGGGGACGCGACACTTTTGATTCACAAAGGTTACGAACTCGAAAACGGCGATAACTGGGTCAACACGCCGAGCGACAATCACGAAGTCGCCGTTATCAAGGCGTTACTCAAGCGCGTCGCGAAGGAGCGGCCCGATTTCTGGCACGAAGTCGTGAAGGATTGGAAAGGGGTTTCCGAAGAAACGACCACTGGCGTGCATCGCCTCTACCAGATGCTCGAACAGGGCAAGCTCCTAGTGCCCGCCATCAACGTCAACGACTCGGTCACCAAGTCCAAGTTCGATAACCTCTACGGCTGCCGCGAATCGCTCGCCGATGGCATCAAGCGCGCCACCGACGTCATGATCGCCGGCAAGGTCGCGGTCGTCGCTGGCTACGGCGACGTCGGCAAGGGCTGCGCGCATTCGCTACGCGGATTCGGGGCGCGCGTCATCGTCACCGAGATTGACCCCATCAACGCGCTCCAAGCTGCGATGGAAGGCTTCGAAGTCACCACGCTCGAAGACACGCTCGGCATCGGCGACATCTACGTGACGACCACCGGCAATTGCGACGTCATCACGCTCGACCACATCCTCAAGATGAAGGACCAGGCGATCGTGTGTAACATCGGTCACTTCGACAACGAGATTCAGGTGGACAGGCTCAACACGTTGAAAGGCGTGAAGAAAATCAACGTGAAGCCGCAGTACGACAAATACGTGTTGCCCAATGGCCGCACGATTTATCTGCTTGCCGAAGGCCGGCTCGTGAACCTCGGCTGCGCCACCGGCCATCCGAGCTTCGTGATGAGCAACAGCTTCACCAACCAATGCCTCGCGCAACTGGATCTCTGGAAAAATCGCGACACGAACAAAGTCGGCGTCTATCGCCTGCCGAAGCATCTGGACGAAGAAGTCGCCCGCCTGCACCTCGAACGCATCGGCGTGAAACTGACCAGGCTCACGAAGAAACAAGCCGACTACCTTGGCGTGCCGCCCGAAGGCCCGTACAAGCCGGAGCATTATCGGTATTGA